A stretch of Leptospira andrefontaineae DNA encodes these proteins:
- the map gene encoding type I methionyl aminopeptidase codes for MIYIKNKTEIEKMRAAGKLAAALLDYISGFIQPGISTLAINDLCEEFTKKNGGKSAPLGYKGFPKSVCTSINEVVCHGIPKAIDVLKEGDIVNVDVTPIVDGYHGDSSRTFIVGGKTSPEVERLVKDAERAMWVGIEQVKPGNRVSDIANAIDDYLTPKGYGIVKDLMGHGIGRGFHEEPQIPHYRSGRKLAKLEPGMTFTIEPMVNLGTWEVIFSKKDGWTVTTRDGKWSAQFEHTILVTEKGYEILTQA; via the coding sequence TTGATCTACATCAAGAACAAGACTGAAATCGAGAAAATGAGGGCGGCGGGCAAATTAGCCGCCGCGCTTCTGGACTATATATCCGGGTTTATTCAACCAGGTATAAGTACCCTTGCGATCAATGATCTCTGCGAAGAGTTCACTAAGAAAAATGGAGGCAAGTCGGCTCCATTAGGCTACAAGGGTTTTCCGAAATCGGTATGTACTTCTATCAACGAAGTCGTTTGCCATGGCATTCCAAAGGCAATTGATGTTCTGAAGGAAGGAGATATAGTCAACGTAGACGTGACTCCTATCGTAGATGGATATCATGGAGATAGTTCTCGTACTTTTATCGTAGGCGGTAAAACTTCTCCGGAAGTAGAGCGTCTTGTTAAAGATGCAGAACGTGCCATGTGGGTTGGGATCGAACAGGTGAAACCTGGAAATCGTGTAAGCGATATCGCAAATGCGATTGATGATTACCTGACTCCTAAAGGATATGGGATCGTTAAAGATCTAATGGGCCACGGAATAGGAAGAGGTTTCCATGAAGAACCACAAATCCCTCATTACCGATCCGGCCGTAAACTAGCCAAACTCGAACCTGGAATGACGTTCACTATAGAACCAATGGTGAATTTAGGGACCTGGGAAGTGATCTTTTCTAAAAAGGATGGATGGACTGTGACTACAAGGGACGGAAAATGGTCCGCTCAGTTCGAACATACCATTCTAGTCACTGAAAAAGGCTATGAAATTTTAACCCAAGCATAG
- a CDS encoding DUF350 domain-containing protein, with protein sequence MDFVWKYISLLGKDLAFFVLGFLVFYIGKKLKDWTEPRKLDEELVKSDNSALALSLSGYYIGVIILFITIVSHPGEKGDLLGDLFQVSSFSILGVVLLLLSQKINDGLILGGIDAIEEIYDKRNLAVASVLFGGTIASSFFIAAALNGDIGEKVFPQGLGIAVSPLVEKTIIGSIISVIFFSVGQIGMILFSVYYKLWVPYKLKNELEEKQNLAAGTAFAGALLAIGILLTRALFREFESLYQTGILLLLDLGLAFIIIPILHFFADWVVLPGSTLKEEIERDQNFGAGLLEAVVLVSFSAIIFFAV encoded by the coding sequence ATGGATTTCGTTTGGAAATATATTTCTTTACTAGGTAAGGATCTTGCCTTTTTCGTTTTAGGCTTTTTAGTCTTCTACATAGGTAAAAAACTCAAGGACTGGACGGAACCTCGTAAACTCGACGAGGAATTAGTAAAATCCGATAATAGTGCTCTCGCCTTAAGTTTATCCGGTTATTATATCGGGGTCATTATATTATTTATCACTATAGTTTCTCATCCTGGAGAGAAAGGGGACTTATTAGGGGATCTTTTCCAAGTGTCTTCCTTTTCTATCTTAGGAGTGGTACTTCTTCTTCTCTCACAAAAGATCAACGATGGATTAATACTTGGTGGGATAGATGCAATCGAAGAGATCTATGACAAAAGAAACCTAGCGGTTGCCTCCGTTTTATTCGGAGGAACTATCGCGAGTTCCTTTTTTATCGCCGCAGCATTGAATGGAGATATAGGAGAGAAGGTATTTCCTCAAGGATTAGGAATTGCAGTTTCTCCTCTTGTGGAAAAAACGATCATCGGATCGATTATTTCTGTGATCTTTTTTTCCGTAGGGCAGATCGGAATGATCTTATTCTCCGTATATTATAAACTTTGGGTCCCATATAAACTTAAGAATGAACTGGAAGAAAAACAAAACCTGGCCGCAGGAACAGCATTTGCTGGAGCATTACTTGCTATCGGGATCTTACTCACTAGAGCATTGTTTAGGGAATTTGAATCCTTATACCAAACAGGGATCTTATTACTTCTAGATCTGGGACTTGCATTTATCATCATTCCTATCTTACATTTTTTTGCGGATTGGGTAGTATTACCTGGTTCCACATTAAAGGAAGAAATAGAAAGAGATCAGAATTTCGGAGCAGGGTTATTGGAAGCAGTGGTGCTTGTGTCCTTCTCCGCTATTATATTTTTTGCAGTTTGA
- a CDS encoding LIC_11502 family protein, whose product MQEGEETSLYSISGGIPLQELLTAAKEAGLDLPKERTRPLGRILLAGLLGALRGFDERGLSPFLPTHKYIFAEIVSDLTEAYPILSQESDEKMILQAACDFGIKKVYHLEWKLYSSKDLF is encoded by the coding sequence ATGCAGGAAGGAGAAGAAACATCCTTATATTCTATATCGGGAGGAATTCCTCTCCAGGAACTTTTAACCGCCGCAAAAGAAGCAGGCTTGGATCTTCCAAAGGAAAGAACAAGACCACTAGGCAGGATTTTACTCGCAGGACTATTAGGAGCGCTGCGAGGATTTGATGAGAGAGGACTTTCTCCCTTCTTACCTACTCATAAATATATTTTTGCAGAGATCGTTTCTGATCTTACAGAAGCTTATCCTATCCTATCGCAAGAATCGGATGAAAAAATGATTTTACAAGCAGCTTGTGACTTCGGGATCAAAAAAGTATATCACCTTGAATGGAAATTGTACTCTTCTAAAGACTTATTCTAA
- the queG gene encoding tRNA epoxyqueuosine(34) reductase QueG — protein sequence MLLESKELLDELKDIAETNGFQLFGVGSAFVPTPDKENILHWVEEGRHGNMDWYPKNMNLRLELEGLGFKPESVIALGALYNDPEYENLDLPYRFSRYAMGEDYHSVLRKKASSLLEFLRKKFPNQKFRQGVDSLPVPEKILAREAGLGWIGKNTNLIHEEYGSFFFISLIFTDLPLRFVSVKAKDRCGTCRACIDSCPTGALEPYRIDARKCISYKTIEDRSENVDSLHGWVYGCDICQEICPWNQVKARKKGWKTEIGEFKIRDLFKKENLSDLNEKEFKTYFQDSAVSRISYKQMKRNLSVWERDSSKF from the coding sequence ATGCTTCTCGAAAGTAAAGAACTTCTGGATGAACTAAAAGATATCGCAGAGACGAACGGATTCCAATTATTCGGAGTGGGATCTGCTTTTGTTCCTACGCCAGACAAGGAAAATATTCTGCATTGGGTCGAAGAGGGGCGTCATGGAAATATGGATTGGTATCCAAAAAACATGAACCTTCGACTTGAGCTAGAAGGACTTGGATTTAAACCGGAATCAGTAATCGCTCTTGGCGCTCTATATAATGATCCTGAATATGAAAATTTAGATCTTCCTTATCGATTTTCCAGGTATGCGATGGGAGAAGATTATCATTCTGTTCTTCGCAAAAAAGCATCAAGCCTATTAGAATTTTTAAGGAAGAAGTTTCCGAACCAAAAATTCAGACAAGGAGTGGACTCTCTACCCGTTCCAGAAAAAATTTTGGCGAGAGAAGCGGGCCTTGGATGGATCGGAAAGAATACGAATTTGATCCATGAAGAATACGGATCCTTTTTCTTTATCAGCTTAATTTTTACGGATCTTCCTTTGCGTTTTGTTTCCGTAAAAGCAAAAGATAGATGCGGAACTTGCAGAGCCTGCATTGATTCTTGTCCTACCGGTGCTTTGGAACCGTATAGAATAGACGCTCGAAAATGTATCTCCTATAAAACGATAGAAGATAGATCGGAGAATGTTGATTCTCTGCATGGTTGGGTATATGGTTGCGATATCTGCCAAGAAATCTGTCCTTGGAACCAGGTCAAAGCACGGAAGAAGGGCTGGAAAACGGAGATAGGTGAATTTAAGATCCGAGATCTATTCAAAAAAGAAAATCTCTCGGATCTGAATGAGAAAGAATTCAAAACTTATTTTCAGGACTCTGCAGTGAGTAGGATCTCCTACAAACAGATGAAGAGAAATTTAAGTGTTTGGGAAAGAGATTCTTCCAAATTTTGA
- a CDS encoding Pr6Pr family membrane protein — protein MQTSKLNLTLARLVFVSTALICFVGVLLELWYAYHHTSSLPPNAGFTRTFGPGLDSLLNQFVFFTTQSNLILGVTTLLLAFNLDRTSSSFHVWRLIGIINITITGIVFNFVLQTVPKNNIIADTASTLEHNIAPILAVLGWIIFGPAKTVTLRRILLAAILPIGYATFTLIRGAIQEWYPYNIMDVPRLGYSGVMINIIGIFVLFLLIAGFLALVDKLLSSKFGRISFPNT, from the coding sequence ATGCAAACTTCTAAACTCAATCTTACCTTGGCTCGCTTGGTATTCGTTTCGACTGCTCTCATCTGTTTTGTTGGTGTTTTATTAGAATTATGGTATGCCTATCATCATACGTCTTCTCTTCCGCCAAACGCAGGTTTCACTCGCACATTCGGTCCTGGATTAGATAGTTTACTAAATCAATTTGTATTTTTTACCACTCAATCCAATTTAATATTAGGGGTCACTACACTTCTTCTTGCATTCAATTTAGATCGAACTTCTTCAAGTTTCCATGTCTGGCGTTTGATTGGGATCATAAATATTACGATCACAGGGATTGTTTTTAACTTTGTTCTGCAAACTGTTCCTAAGAATAATATTATTGCGGACACCGCTAGCACTTTAGAACACAATATAGCTCCAATACTTGCAGTACTTGGTTGGATTATTTTCGGACCTGCAAAAACAGTTACTCTTCGTAGGATATTATTAGCTGCAATTCTTCCAATTGGGTATGCTACATTTACACTAATCAGAGGAGCTATTCAAGAATGGTATCCTTATAATATTATGGATGTTCCTCGCCTTGGTTATTCAGGAGTTATGATAAATATTATAGGGATCTTTGTATTGTTCTTATTGATTGCAGGATTTTTGGCGCTCGTGGATAAACTTTTGTCTTCAAAATTTGGAAGAATCTCTTTCCCAAACACTTAA
- a CDS encoding AraC family transcriptional regulator, whose amino-acid sequence MKEILKEIAELTIQATTKPTKTELPKVLLIKGEVSEHQLAAVYEPMIGLVAQGGKVVSIGEQTIHLKAPSYFVISADIPATGKVQQGKTGPYISLGLELDRDSILDLLNDLPKDPSEENMNNDFLACEAPIEFLEAWVRMLRLLKTPEHIPALAPIYEREILYRTLIGPQGWRLRKFCQSQGKGPSIYPAIRWIRENYTASMEIKRLADRSRLGVTTFHRQFKQITGLSPIQFQKQLRLLEARKLLVYSAYSASRAAYEVGYESVTQFNREYSRFFGDSPARDASHVREKIALTSA is encoded by the coding sequence ATGAAGGAAATCTTAAAAGAGATTGCTGAGCTTACAATCCAAGCAACCACAAAACCGACTAAGACGGAACTTCCAAAAGTATTACTCATAAAGGGAGAAGTATCCGAACACCAACTTGCAGCGGTTTATGAACCGATGATAGGGTTAGTTGCTCAAGGCGGAAAGGTAGTCTCTATAGGAGAGCAAACTATTCACTTAAAGGCGCCTTCTTACTTTGTGATTTCCGCAGATATTCCTGCAACAGGAAAAGTTCAACAAGGTAAAACTGGACCGTATATTTCATTAGGGCTTGAACTAGACCGAGACTCTATTCTGGATTTATTAAATGACCTTCCAAAGGATCCTTCCGAAGAAAATATGAATAACGACTTCCTCGCATGCGAAGCTCCTATTGAATTTTTAGAAGCCTGGGTTAGGATGCTCCGTCTTCTAAAAACTCCGGAACATATACCCGCACTTGCACCGATCTATGAAAGAGAAATATTATATAGAACGCTAATAGGTCCTCAAGGATGGCGTTTGAGAAAATTCTGCCAATCCCAAGGGAAAGGACCGAGTATTTATCCTGCGATCCGATGGATCAGGGAAAATTACACTGCTTCTATGGAAATAAAAAGACTCGCTGATAGATCCAGATTAGGTGTAACTACATTTCATAGACAATTCAAACAGATCACAGGTTTAAGTCCTATCCAATTCCAAAAACAACTCAGACTTCTTGAAGCAAGAAAACTTTTGGTTTATAGCGCATACTCCGCTTCTCGCGCAGCTTATGAAGTGGGTTATGAAAGTGTAACGCAGTTTAATCGTGAATACTCAAGATTTTTCGGAGACTCACCTGCCAGAGATGCATCTCATGTTAGAGAAAAAATAGCATTGACGAGCGCTTAA
- a CDS encoding SDR family NAD(P)-dependent oxidoreductase, with product MKIAIVTGASNGIGKNTAIELGKRGVGVILTYHSDKKGAEDVVREVEKNGSKAISLKLDLSQKSSFESFTELVKKNLEEIWKRKTFDYLVNNGGIGGGMPFTDITEEYFDQILNTNFKGPFFITQTLVKFIEDNGRIINTSSSSSHGSFVGYSAYGASKAALTSWTKYLAKELSPRKIRVNAVSPGPTHTNLGGGAFDKYPEYIQPLADQTALGRIGSPDDIAKVIVSLLSDEFSWVTAQDLEVSGGFLL from the coding sequence ATGAAAATTGCAATCGTCACAGGAGCAAGTAACGGGATCGGAAAGAATACCGCGATCGAATTGGGAAAAAGAGGAGTAGGGGTAATCCTTACTTATCATTCGGATAAGAAGGGCGCGGAAGATGTAGTAAGGGAAGTGGAGAAGAATGGTTCAAAGGCTATCTCCCTTAAATTGGATCTAAGCCAAAAATCTTCTTTTGAAAGTTTTACAGAACTAGTGAAAAAGAATCTGGAAGAGATTTGGAAAAGAAAAACTTTCGATTATCTGGTGAATAATGGAGGTATAGGAGGAGGAATGCCTTTCACAGATATCACAGAAGAATATTTCGATCAGATATTGAATACGAATTTTAAAGGACCATTCTTCATAACACAAACTCTTGTTAAATTTATAGAAGATAATGGAAGGATCATAAATACATCCAGCTCTTCTAGTCATGGCTCTTTTGTAGGATACTCTGCTTATGGAGCTTCTAAGGCAGCCTTGACTTCTTGGACAAAATATCTGGCAAAAGAACTTTCTCCTAGAAAAATACGAGTGAATGCAGTTTCTCCTGGTCCAACTCACACGAACCTTGGTGGAGGCGCATTCGATAAATATCCGGAATACATCCAACCGCTCGCGGACCAAACTGCTCTTGGAAGAATCGGAAGTCCGGATGATATCGCAAAAGTAATTGTGAGCCTGTTGTCTGACGAGTTTTCTTGGGTAACGGCGCAGGACTTGGAAGTGTCTGGAGGATTTTTGTTATAA
- a CDS encoding A/G-specific adenine glycosylase — MSAGLKKKEITFPTYEFDPKTNLKLRNWFVQEKRDLAFRKNRTPYSTWVSEIMLQQTRVAAMLPLYEKFIHRFPKPEDLAIAEEEEVFRYWQGLGYYSRAKNLLAGVQKLVREFGGKFPKTLAEALSLPGIGPYTARAILSISYNLPFAVLDGNAKRVLSRLVLFKESGPKVDPILQKIADSFLNLEFPGDHNEAVMELGARICIPKPLCKECPLQNDCLAYQHGVQESIPEIEKKKKEIPLNIRFYILKTKQGILLIRYPERRFFKTIYSLPFSFEGKNPYEADPVLDWSLKPSDLGIKFKHTITHHKIQGFVSETELDQKLEKKVLENFRKIRPSIEIKYCNWKNLETEFPSSIAKKIKQTLAKDGAVLPGLEN; from the coding sequence ATGAGCGCGGGTCTGAAAAAAAAAGAGATAACTTTTCCAACCTACGAATTCGACCCTAAAACGAATTTAAAGCTCAGAAATTGGTTCGTCCAAGAAAAAAGAGACCTGGCATTTAGAAAAAACAGAACTCCTTATTCAACCTGGGTAAGCGAGATCATGCTACAGCAAACAAGAGTGGCAGCAATGCTTCCACTTTATGAAAAGTTTATACATAGGTTTCCGAAACCGGAAGATCTAGCGATCGCGGAAGAAGAAGAAGTATTTCGTTATTGGCAAGGGCTCGGTTATTATTCCAGAGCGAAAAATCTTCTGGCTGGTGTTCAAAAACTGGTGAGGGAGTTCGGTGGAAAATTTCCTAAAACCCTTGCAGAAGCCCTTTCTCTTCCTGGGATAGGGCCTTATACTGCTCGTGCAATTCTTTCTATTTCTTATAATTTGCCTTTTGCAGTTTTAGACGGGAATGCAAAAAGAGTTCTTTCTCGTTTGGTTTTATTCAAAGAGTCGGGACCAAAAGTAGATCCTATCTTACAAAAGATTGCGGATTCATTTTTGAATTTGGAATTTCCCGGTGATCATAATGAAGCCGTGATGGAATTAGGAGCTCGTATCTGTATTCCAAAACCTTTATGTAAGGAATGCCCTCTTCAAAATGACTGTTTAGCTTATCAACATGGTGTCCAAGAAAGTATTCCTGAGATAGAGAAGAAAAAGAAAGAAATTCCTTTAAATATCCGTTTTTACATTCTAAAAACAAAACAAGGGATACTTCTTATTCGTTATCCTGAGAGAAGATTTTTTAAAACGATCTATTCTTTACCATTTTCTTTCGAAGGAAAAAATCCTTACGAGGCAGACCCTGTTTTGGATTGGAGTTTAAAACCTTCCGATCTCGGGATCAAATTTAAACATACAATCACTCACCATAAGATCCAAGGTTTTGTTTCCGAAACGGAACTGGATCAAAAATTAGAAAAGAAGGTCCTCGAGAATTTTCGCAAAATTCGACCTTCTATAGAGATCAAATATTGTAATTGGAAAAATTTGGAGACAGAGTTTCCTTCTTCCATTGCAAAAAAGATCAAACAAACCCTGGCTAAAGACGGAGCAGTTTTGCCGGGTTTAGAAAATTAA
- a CDS encoding UbiD family decarboxylase yields the protein MSIRSTSEFVKELSKKGELLEIKEEVDPILEIAEIQRRVVAKRGPALLFSNVKGSKFPVATNLYGSENRIKIAFGEDPVKFIQKIAYTAKHLMPPTPKKVWEARSLAWTALKVGLRKVNKAPILDSELQSIEELPALKSWAKDAGRFITLPLVYTESPKTGKGNLGMYRIQFYEPKLTGMHIQIHRGGGFHYSEAESEGNSLPAHIYVGGPPALTISAVAPLPEEISEFLLASLLLGERLKVLKDKKISSLPIVADADFALIGKIPPRIRKPEGPFGDHYGYYALKHDYPVFEVDKIYARKDAIWPATVVGRPPQEDHWIAEYLQHLLSPMFPIVMPQVKGIWAYEESGVHSLAAAIVKERYKKEAFMGALRILGEGQLSLTKFLIVTDQDVPLMDFKTTFLAALERFQPETDLHIFSNISQDTLDYTGPKVNEGSKAVLLGVGPKTQKLKPKITSNIKNSKFKNPKVYCPGVLVVSGPKYKKGDGSLEALRKEAITQGFLFVFLVDNSEEATKSDHDFIWNVFTRFEPAADIYGDSKVIRNHISFQGPILVDARLKTWYPPVLEEDPKISKQVENRFGRLLDSL from the coding sequence ATGAGCATTCGATCGACTTCCGAATTCGTAAAAGAACTTTCTAAAAAAGGAGAACTTTTAGAGATCAAAGAAGAGGTGGATCCTATCCTGGAGATCGCGGAGATCCAGAGAAGGGTAGTCGCTAAAAGAGGCCCTGCACTTCTATTCTCGAATGTTAAAGGATCCAAATTTCCTGTAGCAACGAATTTATACGGCTCTGAAAACAGGATCAAGATCGCATTTGGGGAAGATCCAGTAAAGTTCATTCAAAAAATCGCATATACTGCGAAACATCTAATGCCTCCCACTCCTAAAAAAGTATGGGAAGCAAGATCTCTGGCCTGGACTGCACTAAAAGTCGGTCTTAGAAAGGTTAACAAGGCTCCTATTCTGGATTCAGAACTACAGAGCATTGAAGAATTGCCTGCTCTAAAATCTTGGGCAAAAGATGCAGGAAGATTTATTACATTACCATTGGTGTATACCGAAAGTCCCAAAACCGGAAAAGGAAATTTGGGAATGTATCGTATCCAATTCTATGAACCTAAACTCACTGGGATGCATATACAGATCCATAGAGGTGGTGGATTTCATTATTCGGAGGCAGAATCGGAAGGTAACTCACTTCCTGCGCATATCTATGTAGGAGGTCCACCTGCACTTACAATTTCCGCTGTGGCACCCTTACCGGAAGAGATTAGTGAATTCCTTCTCGCCTCACTTTTACTCGGTGAAAGATTAAAAGTGCTAAAAGACAAAAAGATCAGTTCTCTTCCGATCGTTGCAGATGCCGACTTTGCATTGATCGGAAAAATTCCTCCAAGGATCAGAAAGCCGGAAGGACCTTTCGGAGATCATTATGGATATTATGCTTTAAAACATGATTATCCAGTATTCGAAGTAGATAAAATTTACGCTCGTAAAGATGCTATCTGGCCCGCAACAGTAGTTGGACGTCCTCCTCAAGAGGATCATTGGATCGCAGAATATTTACAACATCTACTATCTCCAATGTTCCCAATCGTAATGCCTCAGGTAAAAGGAATTTGGGCTTACGAAGAATCCGGAGTTCATTCTTTAGCTGCAGCAATCGTAAAAGAAAGATACAAAAAAGAAGCATTCATGGGCGCTCTTAGAATTTTGGGAGAAGGACAATTATCCCTCACTAAATTTCTGATCGTGACTGACCAAGATGTCCCTTTGATGGATTTTAAAACTACTTTCCTCGCAGCGCTTGAAAGATTCCAGCCGGAGACTGACTTACATATTTTCTCCAATATTTCTCAAGATACTTTGGACTATACTGGACCAAAAGTGAATGAGGGAAGTAAGGCGGTTCTACTTGGAGTTGGACCTAAAACCCAAAAGTTAAAACCTAAGATCACTTCTAATATTAAAAATTCTAAATTCAAAAATCCGAAAGTATATTGCCCTGGAGTTTTAGTTGTTTCCGGACCAAAATATAAAAAAGGAGACGGATCATTGGAAGCACTTCGCAAAGAAGCTATCACCCAAGGATTTTTATTCGTATTCTTAGTGGATAATTCGGAAGAAGCAACAAAATCAGATCACGATTTTATCTGGAACGTATTCACTCGATTTGAACCTGCAGCGGATATTTACGGGGATTCTAAAGTGATTCGAAATCATATTTCTTTCCAAGGTCCGATACTTGTGGATGCAAGGCTGAAAACTTGGTATCCTCCTGTTCTGGAAGAAGATCCTAAAATCTCCAAACAAGTAGAGAATAGATTTGGTAGACTTTTGGATTCACTTTAA
- the rfaD gene encoding ADP-glyceromanno-heptose 6-epimerase: protein MGMKRVIVTGGAGLIGSNIVRLLNEQGISDILVVDHLGQTNKWKNLRGLEYSDYLEKEEFLEKVQTTDILKDYSHIFHLGACSSTTETDASYLIRNNYEYTKILAEESLRRKIQFLYASSAATYGEGEFGYDDKAPIHPLKPLNMYGYSKHMFDLYALRKGFLDQITGVKYFNIFGFGEAHKGDMRSVVLKGYEQISSEGKLKLFKSYRPDYKDGEQKRDFLYVKDAAKISLFLLENRKFGLYNVGRGQAETWNSLASALFKAMGKPEKIEYMEMPESLKAKYQYYTKAETQKLISSGYKEGFTDLETAIADYVDLLKKEE, encoded by the coding sequence ATGGGAATGAAACGAGTAATCGTTACCGGCGGTGCCGGGCTGATCGGAAGTAATATAGTCAGACTTTTAAACGAACAAGGGATTTCAGATATCCTAGTCGTAGACCATTTAGGACAAACAAACAAATGGAAAAACCTTAGAGGTCTGGAATATTCCGACTATTTAGAAAAAGAAGAATTCCTAGAAAAAGTCCAAACCACAGATATTTTAAAAGATTATTCTCATATATTTCATTTGGGAGCTTGTTCTTCCACAACAGAAACGGATGCTTCTTATCTTATCCGAAATAATTACGAATATACGAAGATCTTAGCGGAAGAGTCCCTTCGTAGAAAGATCCAATTTTTATATGCTTCTTCCGCTGCCACATATGGAGAAGGGGAATTCGGTTATGATGATAAAGCACCTATCCATCCACTCAAACCCCTGAATATGTATGGATATTCCAAACATATGTTTGATCTATACGCCTTAAGAAAAGGATTTTTAGATCAAATCACCGGCGTGAAATATTTCAATATATTCGGGTTCGGAGAGGCTCATAAGGGAGATATGCGATCCGTAGTATTAAAAGGATACGAACAGATCTCCTCCGAGGGAAAATTGAAATTATTCAAATCCTACCGCCCTGACTATAAGGACGGAGAACAAAAAAGGGATTTCCTTTATGTAAAAGATGCGGCTAAGATCAGCCTATTTCTTTTAGAAAATCGTAAATTCGGTTTATATAATGTGGGAAGAGGGCAAGCAGAAACCTGGAATTCGCTTGCTTCCGCATTATTTAAGGCGATGGGAAAACCGGAAAAGATAGAATATATGGAAATGCCTGAAAGTTTAAAGGCAAAATACCAATATTATACGAAGGCTGAGACCCAAAAACTGATCTCAAGCGGTTACAAGGAAGGATTTACTGATTTGGAAACTGCGATTGCGGATTACGTGGATCTATTAAAAAAAGAAGAATAA
- a CDS encoding ArsR/SmtB family transcription factor, protein MAAQKLEIKKTHLDSTIRGLKAVAHPDRLKILLHLSRKEHSVGELVDALGISQSAASQHLSKMKEAGYLGSKKVSNQVFYSIKDAKFKAFAKSLLQIFSK, encoded by the coding sequence ATGGCAGCCCAAAAGTTAGAAATTAAAAAAACTCATCTGGATTCTACCATCCGCGGACTTAAAGCAGTAGCTCATCCTGACAGATTAAAAATTCTTCTCCATCTTTCTAGAAAAGAACACAGCGTAGGAGAACTTGTAGACGCACTTGGTATCAGCCAATCAGCTGCTTCCCAACACTTAAGCAAAATGAAAGAAGCAGGATACTTAGGAAGCAAAAAAGTTTCTAATCAAGTATTCTACTCGATCAAAGACGCAAAATTCAAAGCATTCGCAAAATCTTTACTTCAGATCTTTTCTAAGTAA
- a CDS encoding SDR family NAD(P)-dependent oxidoreductase, giving the protein MEITNKTAVITGSAGGLGKEMALHFAKLGANIVLSDISADKLAEAKKEIEALGAKVIAVPTDVSKEKDAVELMEQAVSAFGSVDIAVLNAGILRDGLLIKADKQTGKVASKMSLAEWQAVIDVNLTGVFLTGREAAVQMVNNGTKGVIIPIASVSMHGNPGQTNYSAAKAGVAAMTKLWAKELSRYGIRVAGIAPGFIATEMVMKDMNPEALKKWEALIPIGRLGRPDEIANTAVFIAQNDLVDGVVLEISGGVKI; this is encoded by the coding sequence TTGGAAATCACAAATAAGACTGCCGTAATCACCGGTTCCGCCGGAGGTTTAGGCAAAGAGATGGCCCTTCATTTTGCAAAATTGGGAGCCAATATCGTTCTATCGGATATCTCCGCTGACAAACTTGCAGAGGCTAAAAAGGAGATCGAAGCATTAGGTGCTAAGGTAATCGCAGTTCCGACAGATGTTTCTAAGGAAAAAGACGCTGTGGAACTCATGGAACAAGCAGTTTCAGCGTTCGGTTCCGTAGATATCGCAGTTTTGAATGCAGGGATCTTAAGAGATGGTCTTTTAATAAAGGCGGATAAACAAACCGGTAAAGTTGCCTCCAAGATGTCTTTGGCAGAATGGCAGGCTGTAATCGATGTAAACCTGACCGGAGTATTCTTAACAGGTAGAGAAGCAGCGGTTCAAATGGTAAATAACGGTACCAAAGGTGTGATCATCCCTATCGCTTCCGTTTCTATGCATGGTAACCCGGGCCAAACCAATTATTCCGCGGCAAAAGCGGGCGTAGCTGCTATGACCAAGTTATGGGCGAAGGAGCTCAGTCGTTACGGTATCAGAGTCGCAGGTATTGCACCTGGATTCATCGCTACAGAAATGGTAATGAAAGATATGAATCCGGAAGCTCTCAAAAAATGGGAAGCTCTTATCCCGATAGGCAGATTGGGGAGACCGGACGAAATTGCAAACACAGCGGTATTCATCGCTCAAAACGATCTGGTAGACGGAGTCGTTTTGGAAATTTCAGGAGGGGTCAAAATTTGA